The following proteins are encoded in a genomic region of Cercospora beticola chromosome 8, complete sequence:
- a CDS encoding uncharacterized protein (SMCOG1087:hypothetical protein~antiSMASH:Cluster_6): MAQSKVRIAISGGGMAGATLMHALIKHDHLDVHIFESATEFREAGMAVGMTRNAFQALELIGPSAREALERAGSVPHYGARLMLALGPGAGTMIDEIDARKEGKRLTSIVHRAALLKELLASVPSERMHASKKLKTVDRSGDGPLVLHFGDGSTHETDILIGADGIHSFVRKIVLGESDPAAVPVSADMMAIPTLQPYEKLKPILGADYVDTKDPREWGWVGKGTFMMHNVLNEGELIQFIATVKIDTGDAWMKEVDAQEFKGYFEGWPSHLRNALSAVIGDQKTVQCWCTWEHAHARTYADGPIAVMGDAAHATTPWQSSGGGMSMEDALVLSSLLGRITTPKQASVALQVYDEARRPRTQKIVDSSRETGLIFTGNDPEYTMDHAGLKGRLPQRWDFILDFDNGKARDEAVRELEARLR; this comes from the exons ATGGCTCAGTCTAAAGTCCGGATTGCCATCTCAGGTGGAGGCATGGCAGGCGCCACGCTGATGCACGCTCTGATCAAACACGACCATCTTGACGTCCACATATTCGAGTCTGCCACCGAGTTTCGTGAAGCTGGAATGGCTGTTGGCATGACCCGCAATGCCTTCCAAGCGTTAGAACTCATCGGCCCTTCGGCAAGAGAAGCACTCGAACGGGCAGGTTCTGTGCCGCATTATGGCGCCAGATTGATGCTGGCGCTGGGACCTGGGGCAGGAACGATGATCGACGAAATCGATGCGAGGAAAGAAGGCAAGAGATTGACCAGTATCGTGCATCGCGCTGCATTGCTGAAAGAACTCCTGGCAAGCGTTCCGAGCGAACGAATGCATGCAtccaagaagctgaagacagTCGATCGTAGCGGCGATGGACCTCTCGTGCTGCATTTTGGAGATGGCTCCACACATGAGACCGACATCCTCATCGGTGCAGATGGCATTCACAGCTTTGTCAGGAAGATTGTTCTCGGCGAGTCTGATCCAGCAGCAGTGCCTGTGTCTGCCGACATGATGGCAATACCCACGCTGCAGCCGTACGAGAAATTGAAACCTATCCTTGGCGCTGACTACGTGGACACCAAAGACCCTCGGGAGTGGGGTTGGGTTGGCAAGGGGACCTTTATGATGCACAATGTGCTCAATGAAGGCGAACTGATCCAGTTCATTGCGACAGTGAAGATCGACACCGGCGATGCCTGGATGAAGGAAGTAGACGCTCAAGAGTTCAAGGGCTATTTCGAGGGCTGGCCGTCCCATCTACGGAATGCCCTATCAGCT GTGATTGGTGACCAGAAAACAGTGCAGTGCTGGTGCACGTGGGAACACGCCCATGCACGAACATACGCGGATGGTCCGATAGCCGTGATGGGTGATGCAGCACATGCAACTACTCCGTGGCAGTCGTCGGGAGGCGGCATGTCCATGGAAGACGCTCTCGTGCTCTCGTCGCTGTTGGGTCGGATAACCACGCCGAAGCAGGCATCAGTAGCACTGCAGGTGTACGATGAAGCACGCCGGCCCCGCACACAGAAGATTGTTGACTCCAGTCGGGAGACGGGTCTGATATTCACGGGAAACGATCCGGAATACACAATGGATCATGCCGGTCTCAAGGGCAGATTGCCACAGCGGTGGGATTTCATCCTGGACTTTGACAACGGCAAAGCACGCGACGAAGCTGTGCGGGAATTGGAGGCGAGGCTGCGGTAA
- a CDS encoding uncharacterized protein (antiSMASH:Cluster_6), protein MKSFIVALAYIALAFAAPVIIEPQGQASSPNAVSSRDEAVKSSFDIAHRNRQARSIAVNRREDDALAGIVSARDGTTEFDADAFYKDRRNDAALEARDGTTEFDADAWYKGRRDDDALAGIVVTARDGTTEFDADAFYKE, encoded by the exons ATGAAGTCGTTCATCGTCGCCTTGGCATACATTGCATTGGCATTTGCCGCACCTGTAATCATTGAGCCTC AAGGTCAAGCGTCGTCGCCGAATGCTGTCTCAAGTCGAGATGAGGCTGTCAAGTCCAGCTTCGATATTGCACACAGGAACAGACAAGCTCGGTCAATAGCAGTGAATAGAAGGGAAGATGATGCGCTCGCTGGCATAGTCTCAGCTCGAGACGGTACAACTGAATTCG ACGCGGATGCCTTCTACAAGGACAGGCGAAACGATGCAGCACTCGAAGCGCGGGATGGCACGACTGAATTTG ACGCAGATGCCTGGTACAAGGGCAGGCGAGACGACGACGCACTCGCTGGTATTGTAGTCACGGCTCGGGATGGCACGACTGAATTCG ATGCAGATGCCTTCTACAAGGAGTGA
- a CDS encoding uncharacterized protein (antiSMASH:Cluster_6) gives MEREEERPFLEQKLEDSEWQQYVQRRNYRQPPRMWLWLSTILNIVLFAVSLFLVFLLAFKQQDTTIPEPYSPANEAISYEYRNMTGNEKIMVGDPTPAWEEAMHNLLEGTLIRVSQEELDILGEDSVPLKDGGFAAGLGVAHNIHCVKRIKQFMYFDYFYPDVEVGSGHYKYLQHHADHCLNFLRQSVMCHMDTSLYTLVWTPGEDGKDVIKHRAPGEQKCVSWDKMQEWMQARSTSTTVLVHNSEH, from the exons ATGGaacgcgaagaagagcggcCGTTTCtagagcagaagctggaagacAGCGAGTGGCAGCAATATGTTCAACGGCGAAACTACAGACAACCTCCACGAATGTGGCTATGGCTATCTACAATCCTCAACATCGTCTTGTTCGCCGTATCTCTTTTTCTAGTATTCTTGCTAGCCTTCAAGCAGCAAGACACGACGATCCCTGAGCCATACT CACCAGCCAATGAAGCCATTTCATACGAATATCGAAACATGACCGGGAACGAGAAAATCATGGTTGGCGACCCCACGCCCGCCTGGGAAGAAGCCATGCACAATCTCCTCGAAGGAACTCTCATTCGCGTCTCCCAAGAAGAACTCGATATCCTTGGCGAAGACTCCGTACCTCTCAAAGACGGAGGTTTCGCAGCCGGATTAGGCGTGGCGCATAACATCCACTGCGTGAAGAGGATCAAGCAATTCATGTACTTTGATTACTTCTATCCTGATGTCGAAGTTGGGAGCGGGCATTATAAGTATTTGCAACATCATGCCG ATCATTGCCTTAATTTCCTTCGTCAGAGTGTGATGTGCCATATGGATACTTCGTTATACACGCTCGTTTGGACGCCAGGAGAAGATGGCAAGGATGTGATTAAGCATAGGGCACCTGGGGAACAGAAATGTGTGAGTTGGGATAAGATGCAGGAGTGGATGCAAGCGAGGAGTACCAGTACGACTGTGTTGGTTCATAACTCGGAACACTAG
- a CDS encoding uncharacterized protein (antiSMASH:Cluster_6) produces the protein MAFNEYDEEKPFLRTTEDGTLPSNETIKKKPSWTRIHYLLFVLHAAFLAANVGFMVFNMSANHTYSTSSSKGISKRPDDVQEIYSPARNVIEHEIRIPNVEPKGPFVGLPRPELDEAWSDLLRPAMLDMPPAEMKKMNKSSVAVKGTGGYVGYYAVFHQLHCLKRLYQWTHKESYQDVIDDGRLTAEHYDHCIEVIRSALMCQPDLTVHTVHFDSQAPHGLKGYSHHERKCIKWEPFKEWVDKKAIPAPLQDHVLDEAEEGSFGP, from the exons ATGGCGTTCAATGAATATGACGAAGAGAAGCCTTTCCTGAGAACGACCGAAGATGGTACCTTACCCAGCAATGAAACGATCAAGAAGAAACCATCATGGACAAGAATCCACTACCTCCTCTTCGTTCTTCATGCGGCATTTCTCGCCGCCAATGTTGGCTTCATGGTATTCAACATGTCAGCAAACCACACATACTCGACAAGCTCGTCAAAAGGAATCTCGAAACGACCAGATGATGTCCAAGAAATTTATT CTCCTGCTCGCAATGTCATAGAGCATGAAATCCGCATCCCAAACGTCGAACCCAAAGGCCCATTCGTCGGCCTACCACGCCCCGAGCTCGATGAAGCCTGGTCAGATCTTCTAAGACCAGCCATGCTCGATATGCCTCCGGCCgaaatgaagaagatgaacaaGTCATCAGTAGCAGTGAAAGGCACAGGAGGTTACGTAGGATACTATGCAGTATTCCATCAATTACACTGTCTG AAACGACTATATCAATGGACACACAAAGAATCGTATCAAGATGTGATCGATGATGGACGGCTGACGGCCGAGCACTACGATCATTGCATTGAAGTCATTCGGTCGGCGTTGATGTGTCAACCAGATTTGACTGTCCATACAGTGCACTTCGACTCGCAAGCTCCACATGGGCTCAAAGGCTACAGTCATCATGAAAGGAAGTGTATCAAGTGGGAGCCATTCAAGGAGTGGGTGGATAAGAAAGCAATACCCGCGCCGTTGCAAGACCACGTACTGGATGAAGCTGAGGAGGGGAGTTTCGGTCCGTAG
- a CDS encoding uncharacterized protein (antiSMASH:Cluster_6), giving the protein MGSYHYVNFASVTAIGIIFPVLGLIALGIRIYGRVKYTRSLDIDDVLIVPAAILMVAAGVGMVIAAQMGFVGGHAPYRTFEELMFGKPERQLMLEKLEYAYWIGHVLVIGFTKLTFLFFSRRIFRGRGAQTKFDYVNWLMIGVVTVWMVAYVFLEIFMCGLNFWAAWDTVYALRTYCMDTFALLTSCAITNWVIDLAIFAIPLVMINSLQMTARRKVQASLVFALGLFTVIAGLLRMIIVCQVVENGLMSPTITLLGTTFETTDNEGTISLILFWTYVEIGVGFLVVCLVACGRVFDEASAPVLRKLKSMVSAATSVASRASSRSSLFSENSKDEKDDHRISVSTKVEVVSKDEEKGMPAVPEWLQASRRGTLDLD; this is encoded by the exons ATGGGAAGTTATCATTATGTTAATTTCGCCTCGGTCACGGCTATTGGCATCATCTTTCCCGTGCTTGGTCTCATCGCTCTTGGGATACGAATCTATGGGCGAGTCAAGTATACGAGATCGTTAGACATTGATGATGTTCTCATCGTCCCAGCTGCG ATCCTTATGGTCGCCGCAGGAGTGGGCATGGTCATCGCTGCGCAGATGGGATTCGTCGGAGGCCATGCGCCATACAGGACATTCGAAGAACTCATGTTCGGGAAGCCAGAGCGTCAGCTTATGCTCGAAAAG CTCGAATACGCATACTGGATTGGCcatgtcctcgtcatcggctTCACCAAGTtgaccttcctcttcttttccCGAAGAATATTCCGAGGACGTGGAGCTCAAACGAAATTTGACTACGTGAACTGGCTCATGATTGGAGTAGTGACAGTGTGGATGGTGGCATATGTATTCCTGGAAATTTTCA TGTGTGGCTTGAACTTCTGGGCTGCCTGGGACACAGTCTACGCGCTGAGGACCTACTGCATGGATACCTTTGCGTTGTTGACATCCTGCGCGATCACGAACTGGGTCATCGACTTGGCGATCTTCGCCATTCCTCTTGTTATG ATCAACAGCCTGCAAATGACAGCAAGACGGAAGGTCCAGGCCTCACTTGTCTTTGCCCTCGGTCTCTT TACGGTAATCGCTGGATTGCTGCGCATGATCATCGTCTGTCAAGTCGTCGAAAATGGCCTCATGAGCCCAACGATAACTCTGCTCGGCACAACCTTCGAAACCACCGACAATGAAGGTACAATATCCCTCATACTGTTCTGGACGTACGTCGAAATCGGAGTTGGTTTCCTCGTGGTATGCCTGGTCGCATGCGGGAGGGTGTTCGACGAAGCGTCCGCACCGGTTCTTCGAAAGCTCAAATCGATGGTATCAGCGGCGACCAGCGTGGCGTCAAGGGCGTCGAGCAGGTCCTCGTTGTTTTCAGAAAATTCTAAAGACGAGAAGGATGATCACAGAATTAGTGTTTCGACAAAGGTTGAAGTGGTGTCAAAGGATGAAGAGAAAGGTATGCCAGCAGTCCCTGAATGGTTGCAAGCTAGCCGGAGAGGGACATTAGACCTAGATTAG